One window from the genome of Paramisgurnus dabryanus chromosome 24, PD_genome_1.1, whole genome shotgun sequence encodes:
- the vasna gene encoding vasorin a has protein sequence MRLLLSLSHLILFQLLCCSLSSGCPQNCMCNPDGSNFCINRKLDNIPQGLPSNTINLYLFQNNINTLQQQGFVQLGELRLLDLSQNVLSEIPERVFSSLSSLHNLDLSSNRITHINKDSFTGLVNLERLYLYNNIIQSIHPAAFEGLENLLELKLQGNQISVLPALALPKLLLLDLSHNTIPPPGPDDLQTPHLESLKIAGLRLSSLDEGLLKSLANLHVLDVSQNQLVGIQSTLKAMTGLQRLNLAGNPLGSLSKEDFENLSNLVELDLSNLNLQGFPEGFFTIFPKLETLTVAENPFNCICPLALFPAWVLDSKVQLLRMEETRCHFPLINSGKVLAKLEHKDFGCPTTTIELTSARTRTTNKPSNPTTPSSTTHAIPPPPQSEVHSAELDSHPPFQTTPLPINFIEEPDEEVLMCPPNICLNGGTCMFDSNGEMICLCLPHMSGPYCESQNEARPPPASPRISIETVATVQPKTISSHHVTSTSITLDLHRYIESRPHIRGIRLTYKNLSGPDRRPMQLNVPAFYQEYTLRGLQPNSTYSVCASPLGEPTHASIAACMETHTGGSRTYHEPSVDKTEPSSPLIPIMVAVAVVMVAAVVATVLIIHCRKKSKAAVDLHLHETSPLELEGVKASLENGVTHTKQPDITNCPHLVLNGLDYEAPLIQGQCPSNNNVGGMKPAYM, from the coding sequence ATGCGGCTCCTACTTTCCTTGTCTCATCTCATTTTGTTTCAACTGCTGTGCTGTTCTCTGAGCAGCGGATGTCCTCAGAATTGCATGTGTAACCCCGATGGCTCCAATTTCTGCATCAACCGTAAATTAGACAACATTCCTCAAGGTCTCCCCTCCAACACCATAAACCTCTACCTGTTTCAAAACAACATCAACACCTTGCAACAGCAGGGTTTTGTACAGCTTGGGGAGCTACGATTGCTGGACCTGAGTCAGAACGTCCTCAGTGAAATCCCTGAAAGGGTCTTCAGTTCATTGTCCTCCTTACACAACCTTGATCTGTCTTCAAACCGCATCACCCATATTAACAAAGACAGTTTTACTGGGTTGGTTAACCTGGAAAGGCTGTATCTCTACAACAACATCATTCAGAGTATTCACCCAGCTGCTTTTGAAGGACTGGAGAATCTACTGGAGCTAAAGCTTCAGGGGAATCAGATCAGTGTGTTGCCAGCTCTAGCACTGCCCAAACTGCTGCTCTTGGATCTAAGTCATAACACTATCCCACCACCTGGACCTGATGATCTACAAACACCACACCTTGAGTCCCTTAAAATAGCTGGACTGCGTCTGAGCAGTCTGGATGAGGGACTGTTAAAAAGCCTGGCGAACTTGCATGTTCTGGATGTTTCTCAGAACCAGCTTGTGGGGATACAATCTACTCTCAAGGCAATGACAGGCCTACAACGCCTTAATTTGGCTGGAAACCCTTTGGGCTCCCTTAGCAAAGAAGACTTTGAAAATTTGAGTAATCTGGTAGAACTTGACTTGAGCAACCTTAATTTGCAAGGGTTCCCTGAAGGCTTCTTTACCATTTTCCCTAAACTTGAGACACTCACTGTGGCTGAAAACCCCTTTAACTGCATCTGTCCACTGGCCTTGTTCCCAGCATGGGTGTTGGATTCAAAAGTTCAGTTGTTGAGGATGGAGGAGACTCGTTGCCACTTTCCTCTGATCAATTCAGGAAAAGTTTTAGCAAAGTTGGAGCACAAGGATTTTGGCTGCCCAACGACGACTATTGAATTAACAAGTGCAAGGACTAGGACCACCAATAAGCCATCAAACCCCACCACACCGTCAAGTACAACGCATGCCATTCCCCCTCCACCACAAAGTGAGGTGCACTCCGCAGAACTAGACAGTCACCCTCCTTTCCAGACCACTCCCTTGCCCATCAACTTTATAGAGGAACCTGATGAAGAAGTGCTAATGTGCCCTCCCAACATCTGTTTAAATGGTGGAACATGCATGTTTGACTCAAATGGGGAAATGATTTGCCTGTGTCTACCTCACATGTCAGGACCCTACTGCGAGAGTCAAAACGAGGCTCGGCCTCCCCCAGCTTCCCCAAGAATTTCCATTGAGACAGTTGCTACAGTCCAGCCCAAAACAATCAGCTCCCATCATGTAACCAGCACTTCCATTACATTAGACCTTCACCGCTACATAGAGTCCCGGCCACACATCCGTGGAATTCGCCTGACTTATAAGAACTTGTCCGGCCCTGACCGCAGGCCTATGCAGCTAAATGTGCCCGCATTCTACCAAGAGTACACGCTACGAGGGCTTCAACCTAACAGCACCTATTCCGTATGTGCTAGCCCACTGGGGGAACCTACCCATGCTTCCATTGCTGCCTGCATGGAGACTCACACAGGAGGAAGCCGAACATACCATGAGCCCAGCGTTGACAAGACCGAACCATCATCCCCCCTCATACCCATCATGGTAGCTGTGGCTGTGGTGATGGTTGCAGCAGTTGTAGCCACCGTGTTGATCATCCACTGCCGGAAGAAGTCCAAGGCTGCAGTAGATCTGCATTTACATGAAACATCCCCTCTTGAGTTGGAAGGAGTAAAGGCAAGTCTAGAGAATGGGGTCACACATACAAAGCAACCCGATATCACCAATTGCCCACACTTAGTCCTTAACGGTTTGGATTATGAAGCACCATTAATACAAGGACAATGTCCATCTAATAACAATGTAGGGGGCATGAAACCTGCATACATGTAA